A DNA window from Boseongicola sp. contains the following coding sequences:
- a CDS encoding GntR family transcriptional regulator, whose translation MTPASLFEPIGHESLSEAVVAQIEDLIASGILKQGRKLPSERDLADTLGVSRPKLREALQILEERGLVTTRHGEGTFVAALTGQAMLPALLALYGRHEPAFFDYLEYRREQEGFAARLAAQRATSSDKERIAGILEEIEQAWKDSNSEASRQADFALHTAIVDASQNATLIHMMTSIYELTKQGVFYNRDFLKTIDGSGEKLLEQHLNLGRSAIDGNADEAEKAALDHIDFVEQSFRLGIEQQRREAMAEKRRMVSGK comes from the coding sequence ATGACCCCAGCGTCACTTTTCGAGCCAATCGGGCACGAATCACTGTCAGAAGCTGTGGTTGCGCAGATCGAAGATCTCATTGCATCCGGCATACTAAAGCAGGGTCGCAAGCTGCCATCCGAGCGCGACCTGGCCGATACTCTTGGCGTTTCAAGGCCAAAATTGCGCGAAGCACTTCAAATCCTTGAAGAGCGGGGCCTGGTCACAACCCGCCACGGCGAAGGAACCTTTGTCGCGGCGCTGACCGGACAGGCCATGTTGCCCGCCCTGCTTGCTCTTTATGGTCGTCATGAGCCGGCTTTCTTTGATTATCTCGAGTATCGCCGGGAACAGGAAGGTTTTGCGGCCCGACTTGCGGCTCAACGGGCAACCAGTTCTGACAAAGAGCGGATTGCTGGGATTCTTGAAGAAATTGAGCAGGCCTGGAAAGACAGCAACTCCGAAGCCTCTCGACAGGCCGACTTTGCCTTACATACCGCGATTGTTGACGCCAGCCAAAATGCAACGCTGATCCACATGATGACGTCCATATACGAACTTACAAAACAAGGCGTATTTTATAACCGCGATTTTCTGAAAACGATTGACGGGTCGGGTGAAAAGCTTCTTGAGCAGCACCTCAACCTTGGTCGGTCTGCCATAGATGGAAATGCGGACGAAGCTGAAAAAGCGGCACTGGATCATATTGACTTTGTTGAGCAGTCATTTCGACTGGGTATCGAACAGCAACGGCGCGAAGCAATGGCAGAAAAACGAAGGATGGTTTCTGGAAAGTAG